From a single Candidatus Defluviilinea gracilis genomic region:
- a CDS encoding DsrE/DsrF/DrsH-like family protein — protein MSKSDPNAPKRLALIASKGTLDWAYPPFILASAAGAMGWEVGIFFTFYGLTLLKPDLTAAVSPLGNPAMPMKMPFGPEGFQNVAWPMPNILMANVPGFEALATTLMKQTFKNKGVASIPELRDMCIDLDVRMIGCQMTMDVFGFKREDFIKECEIGGAATFLEYAADADVQLFI, from the coding sequence ATGTCGAAATCCGATCCGAACGCCCCGAAGCGACTCGCCCTCATCGCTTCAAAAGGGACCTTAGACTGGGCTTACCCCCCGTTCATTCTCGCAAGTGCGGCAGGCGCGATGGGTTGGGAGGTAGGTATCTTCTTCACCTTCTATGGGCTGACGCTTCTCAAGCCGGACCTCACGGCTGCCGTCTCGCCATTGGGCAACCCCGCCATGCCGATGAAGATGCCGTTTGGTCCCGAAGGTTTCCAAAATGTCGCCTGGCCCATGCCGAACATTCTGATGGCAAATGTGCCTGGCTTCGAAGCGCTGGCAACCACATTAATGAAGCAGACCTTCAAAAACAAGGGCGTCGCTTCCATTCCCGAACTGCGCGATATGTGCATTGATCTCGACGTGCGCATGATCGGCTGTCAGATGACGATGGACGTCTTTGGCTTCAAGCGCGAGGACTTCATCAAGGAGTGCGAGATCGGCGGCGCGGCAACCTTCCTTGAATACGCGGCGGACGCGGACGTGCAGTTGTTCATTTGA